CACGCGGTGCGCTGGGCCTAGCCGGTGGCTGCCCGGCGCGGCGGCCCCATCCTTATCCTGTTTTTTAAATGCCCGACGTCATGTTTGCCTCGTCCGACCCCACCGTTTCTTCCAGCTCTGCTTTTATTCCCATCGCCCCGCAGCGCACCGTGGCCGAGGGCTGGATGCGCCAGTTTCAGGACTGGCTGTGCCACCGCCTGGAAGCCGCCGATGGCAGCGGCCGGCATTTCAGCCGCGACGAGTGGCAGCACGAAGGCGGGGGGGGCGGCTGCACGCGCGTGTTTCAGCAGGGCGACGTGCTGGAGAAAGGCGGGGTGGCCTTTTCGGCGGTGTGGGGCGAGATGAGTGAGGCTGCGGCCCGCCAGCTGCTCATGCCCGACCGCCGCTTTTTTGCCACGGGCGTGAGCGTGGTGCAACACCCGCGCAGCCCGCAGGTGCCCATCTCGCACATGAATGTGCGCTATTTCGAAACGGCCAACGGCGAGGCCTGGTTTGGCGGCGGGCTCGACCTGACGCCCATTTACGTCGACGCCAAGCAGGCCCGCTGGTTTCACGAGCAGATTGCCGAAGTGTGCGCGCGCCACGACCCCGCCTACTACCCTCGCTTCAAGCAGTGGGCGGATGAGTACTTCTACCTGCCCCACCGCGGCGAGACGCGCGGCGTGGGCGGCATTTTCTTCGACCGCCTCACCGTGGGGCGCGACGGCCTGTTTGAAGAGCTATTTTCGTTTGTACAGGACGTGGGCGAAGTGTACGGCCGCGCCTACAGCGCCATCATGCGCCAGAACGCGGCCCTGCCCTACACTGCGCGCCACAGCGAGTGGCAGCGCGTGCGCCGCGGCCGCTACGCCGAGTTCAACCTGGCCATCGACCGCGGCACCCGCTTCGGTCTCGAAACCGGCGGCCGCACCGAAAGCATCCTCATGAGCCTGCCGCCCCAGGCCGACTGGCACTACAACCGGGTGCCCGAGCCCGATTCGCCCGAGGCCGTGTCGCAGCAGTGGCTGCGCCAGGGCATCGACTGGCTGAGCGTGTAGCTTGGTTTTGGCCCCTCATAGCCCCATGCGCCCGCCCCAGCTCCCGGCCTGACAACAATCAGCTAACCCGCTGCTTGCCATCAGGAAACGGTGTTGGGGCGGGCGCTTCCTTTGGCATTGTGAGCAACCCGCGCGGCTTTTCTCCCGGGCGGCCTCCCTGCCACGCCCGTTGCCATGCCCGTCGTCGTGACCCTTACCTTGAGCCCGGCCCTCGACAAAAGCACGTCGGTACCGGTCCTGGTGCCCGACCAGAAGCTGCGCTGCGCCGCGCCCGAAGTGGCGGCCGGCGGGGGCGGCATCAACGTTTCGCGCGGGCTGCGGCGGCTGGGCACGCTTTCCACGGCTGTGTTTCCGGCGGGCGGGGCCACCGGGGCCTTCTTGCAGGAGCTGCTCACGGCCGAAGGCATTGCTCAGTGCGTGGTGCCCACATCGGCCGCTACTCGCGAAAACTTCGAAATAGAGGAAACCAGCACCGGCCGGCAGTATCGCTTTGGCATGCCCGCCGCCGCCCTCAGCCCGACCGAGCAGCAGCGCCTGCTGGATGCGTTGGCCGGCTTTGTGCGCCCGCCCCATTTTCTGGTGGTGAGTGGCAGCCTGCCGCCGGGCGTGGCGCCGGAGTTTCTGGGCCAGGTGGTTCGTCAGGCCCGCGCCGCCGGCACCCGCGTGGTGGCCGATACCTCGGGCCCGGCCCTGCGCGAGGCGGTGGAAGCTGGCGCCTTCCTCATCAAGCCCAACCGCGAAGAGCTTGCCCAATTGGCCGGCGCCGGGCCGCTGGCCGATGACGCCGCGCTGCTGGCCGCGGCCCGGCCGCTGGTGGGGCCGGGCGGCTGCGGCGCCGTGCTGGTGTCGCTGGGCGCGCAGGGCGCCTGCCTGGTGGCCCCGGGAGTAGAAGAATTCATTGCCGCGCCTCCCGCCAGGCGGCGCAGCACCGTGGGCGCCGGCGACAGCCTGGTGGCCGGTCTGGTGCACGCGCTGGTCCACGGCCACTCCCTGCGCGAGGCCGCCCGTCTGGGCGTGGCCTGCGGCACGGCCGCCACCCTCAACCCCGGCACCGAGCTATTTCAGCGGGCCGAGGCCGAAGCCCTGCACCGGGAGATGCTGCGCACCATGCCCGCCGAGTACGCCCTGGCCTGAAGCCGCCATTCACCGCTTTCTCACCTGTTCATCCACCTCTTCTTATTGCCATGATACCCAACACCATGAAAGCCGCCGTGTGCCATGCCTACGGCCAGCCTCTGCGCCTCGAGCAGGTTCCGGTGCCGGCCGTGCCGGCGGGCCGCATCCTTGTGCAAGTGGCCGCCTGCGGGGTGTGCCACACCGATTTGCACGCCATCGACGGCGACTGGCCCGTGAAGGCCACGCTGCCCCTCATTCCGGGCCACGAGGGCGTGGGCACGGTGGTGGCCGTGGGCGAAGGCGTGGAGCACGTGCGCCTCGGCGACCGGGTGGGCGTGCCCTGGCTGCACACCGCCTGCGGCCACTGCGAATACTGCCTCACCGGCTGGGAAACCCTGTGCCCGCAGCAGCAAAATACCGGCTACTCGGTGCCCGGCAGCTACGCAGAATACGTGCTGGCCGACCCCAACTACGTGGGCCTGCTACCCGACAACCTGTCGTTTCAGGAGGCCGCGCCCATTCTCTGCGCCGGCGTCACGGTGTATAAGGGCCTGAAGGAAACCGAGGTGAAACCCGGCCAGTGGGTGGTGATTTCGGGCGTGGGCGGGCTGGGCCACTTGGCCGTGCAATACGCCCGGTCCATGGGCATGCGCGTGGCGGCCGTGGACGTGCAGGCCGACAAGCTGCGCCTGGCCCAGTCGGTGGGCGCCGAAGTGGCCATCAACGCCGCCGAGGAAGACGCCGTGGCGGCGGTGCAGCAGCGCATTGGCGGGGCGCACGGGGTGCTCATCACGGCGGCGTCGCAGCCGGCGTTTGCGCAGGGCGTGGGCATGCTGCGGCGCGGCGGCACCCTGGCGCTGGTGGGCCTGCCGCCCGGCGAGTTTCCGCTCAACATTTTCGAGATGGTGCTCACCCGCAAAACCGTGCGCGGCTCCATTGTGGGCACCCGCCAGGACCTCACCGAAAGCCTGGCTTTCGCCGCCAGCGGCCAGGTGAAGGTGCATTACCGCTGCGAACCCCTCGAAAACATCAACCAGGTGCTCGATGCGCTGAAAGCGGGCACCATTCAGGGCCGCGTGGTGCTCGACCTGACCCTGCCGGCGCCCGCAACGGAGGCGGCACAAGCCACCCGGCAGCCGGAAGCAGCAGCCGTGTAGCCCGCCCCTAACCCGTCTATTCCATTTGATTCCCTTTTTCCACTTTTTCTCATGAAAAACATCCTCGTTCCCACCGACTTTTCGGCCGAGTCGCATCACGCGTTTGAAGTGGCCGTGCGCCTGGCGGCCCGCATCGGGGGCCGCGTGCTGCTGCTGCACGCCATCGAGCTGCCCGAAACGGCCAACTTCAGCACCTACGGCGGGCCGGTGGGCGGCACCGAGCTGCCCAACAGCAGCGACCCCATGGAAGACGTTTTCGTCATCAAGCTGCTGCAGGCTACCAAAACCCGCCTGCATCGCCTCCTGGCCGAAGCCGCCGCCCTGGCGCCCGGCGTGCCGGTGCAGGAGTTTGTGCAGGCTGCGCGGCTGAGCGAGGCCCTGGCCAGCATGTTCACCCACCAGACCATTGATTTGGTCGTGATTGGGGCACAGGGCCACACGGCCGCCGAGCATTTCTTCTTCGGCTCGAACACCGAGCGGCTGGTGCGCACGGCCCCCTGCCCCGTGCTGGCCGTGAAGCACCCGGTCGAAGCCTTTGAGGTGCAGCGCCTGGTGTTTCCGTCCGATTTTTCGGCCGAGGCCGACCGCGCCGTGTCCGAGCTGCGCCGCGTGCAGGCCCTCTTCCCCGAGGCCGTGCTGCACCTGTTGAACGTGGTAGCCTCGGCCGGCCAGGAAGAGGCGGCCCGCGAAAAAATTACCGCCTTTGCCAGCCGCCACCAGCTGCGGTCCTACGAAGCCGCCGTCACGCTCGCCGACCGGCCCAGCGAAGGCATTACGCGGTATGCTTACCAGGTGCAGGCCGACCTGGTGCTGCTGCCCACGCACGGCCGCACCGGCCTTAGCCGCTTCCTGCAGGCCAGCATTGCCGAAAACGTGGCCACCCACGCCTTCCCGCCGGTGCTCACCTTCCAGCTAAATTAGGAAGTGTTAACAGTCGCGTAGCCACAGGACGGTTGCAGCGAGGTGAATAAAGGCCAAAAAATGCGCATCGAGTTTGTCATACCGGGTGGCCACGCGGCGAAACTGCTTGAGGCGGCTGAAAAGGCGCTCAATGGGGTGACGTTGGGCGTAACGCGCCGCGTCGTAGCCCCGCGGGTAGCGGCGCTTGCACCGGGGCGGAATCACGGCACAGGTGCCGCGGGCAGCCAGGGTGGCCACGAGCGGGTCGGAATCGTAGCCCCGGTCGGCCACGAGGTAGGCCGGGGCCAGCCCGTCGAGCAGCGGCAGCGCTTGCGGGGCGTCGTGGCGCTGGCCGGCTGTCAGGCTGCCGCGCACGAACCGGCCCCCAGCGTCGGCCACCGCGTGCAGCTTGGTGGTCAATCCGCCGCGGCTACGCCCCAGGGCTTGCGGCCCGTTTTTTTGCGTGCCCCGCTCGCGTGTTGGTGCACCCGCACGGTGGTCGAGTCGACCAGCAGCGTGTGCAGCGCGTCGTCCTCTTGCACGGCGGCCAGCACCCGGGCCCACACGCCCGAGGCGGTCCAGCGCTGGAAGCGCGTGTATGTTGTGTGCCAGTTGCCCCACGCGGCCGGCAAGGCACGCCAGCGGCAGCCGTTGCGCAACAACCACAGCACCGCTTCTACAAAACGGCGGTTGTCCTGGCCCCGGCCACCTTTCGTGCCTTCCCGACCCGGCAGCAGCGGCGCGATGCGGGCCCACTGCGCGTCTGTGAGCAAATAATCCATACCCCAAATTAATACCTACTGTTAACACTTCCTAAGGAGTTACCTCCCACACACAAAAGGCCCGGAAGCTTCAGTTTCCGGGCCTTTCTGCGTTGTATGCTGAGCGCAAGCGGCGCTAGCTAGTTGGCGGGGTGGCCGGCCAGGGGCGCGGCCTGTTTGCGGGCGGCTTTTTTCTGCTGGCGGCGCAGGTAGCCGCGCAGCAGGAAGTTGTGTTGCAAGGCATCCATGCTGCGGCTGAAGCCGGCGGTGCCCTGCTCCGCGTGCTGCAGGGTGCGGCGCAGCTGGCGGCTGGCCGCCGTGTCGGCCAGCAGCGTGTGCAGGGGGCCGGCACCAGCACGCAGCTGCGTTTTCACGCCCGAAAGCAAGGCATTGAGCGTGTCGGAGCTGCCGGCCAGGCGGCGTGAGGCGTGGTTTAGCTGCCGGCCAAAGGCCGAGTCGGTGAGCAGGTAGCCTAGTGGGCCCCGCCCCCGCCGCACCCCGCCGGTGAGGCCGGCCACGTCCCGCGAGGCCGCGTTGAGCTGCGCCGAAGCCGCGGCGGCGTTGCGCAGGCTGCGGCGCAGGTTGTCGGCCAGGGCGCGGTCATCGAGCAGCTCCCACAGGGCCCGGCTGCCGTTGAGCTTGCCGGTAATCTGGCGCAGGTCCTGGGTGATGCCCACGAGGTTTTTGTTGGAGATATCGAGCGTGCCAAGCAGGTCTTCCACGCCCAACGGCTGGCGGGTGCGCAGCTGGTCGCCGGCCTGCACGGGGGGCGCCGCACCGCGGCCGGGCGCCAGGTTGATGATGGTGTTGCCCACCAGCCCATCGGTGCCAATGGTGGCCACGGCGTTCTGGTGCACAAAGGGTTGGGCATCGCGGTTGAGGTTGATAAACACGCGCACGGTGCTGTCGTTGCGCAGCGCAATCTCGCGCACGGTGCCCACCGTGATGCCGCCGAGCCGCACATTATTCCCCGTGAGCAGGCCCGACACGTTGCGGAAATCGGCCTGCACCATCAGGCTGCGGCTGAACAGGTTTTGCTGGCGGCCCAGCAGGTACAGCGTGGCCAGCAGGCACGCCATGCCCACGACCACAAACAGGCCCAGCTTCACATAATTTCCGGTCGGGCGTTGGGGCATGGGGGTAGTGGTGAGCAGTGAGCAGTGAGCAGTGAGCAGTGAGCAAAAAGAACGTCATGCAGAGCGTAGCGAAGCATCTCGCTTGTAGTGGCAAACCAATCGATTAGACTACTTGAGCATGCGAGATACTTCGCTGCACTCTGCATGACGTTCACTTATATCAAGCAAAAAACTCGTGCACTTTCGGGTC
This DNA window, taken from Hymenobacter sp. 5317J-9, encodes the following:
- a CDS encoding IS5 family transposase (programmed frameshift), whose translation is MDYLLTDAQWARIAPLLPGREGTKGGRGQDNRRFVEAVLWLLRNGCRWRALPAAWGNWHTTYTRFQRWTASGVWARVLAAVQEDDALHTLLVDSTTVRVHQHASGARKKTGPQALGRSRGGLTTKLHAVADAGGRFVRGSLTAGQRHDAPQALPLLDGLAPAYLVADRGYDSDPLVATLAARGTCAVIPPRCKRRYPRGYDAARYAQRHPIERLFSRLKQFRRVATRYDKLDAHFLAFIHLAATVLWLRDC
- a CDS encoding universal stress protein, translated to MKNILVPTDFSAESHHAFEVAVRLAARIGGRVLLLHAIELPETANFSTYGGPVGGTELPNSSDPMEDVFVIKLLQATKTRLHRLLAEAAALAPGVPVQEFVQAARLSEALASMFTHQTIDLVVIGAQGHTAAEHFFFGSNTERLVRTAPCPVLAVKHPVEAFEVQRLVFPSDFSAEADRAVSELRRVQALFPEAVLHLLNVVASAGQEEAAREKITAFASRHQLRSYEAAVTLADRPSEGITRYAYQVQADLVLLPTHGRTGLSRFLQASIAENVATHAFPPVLTFQLN
- the hemF gene encoding oxygen-dependent coproporphyrinogen oxidase, producing the protein MPDVMFASSDPTVSSSSAFIPIAPQRTVAEGWMRQFQDWLCHRLEAADGSGRHFSRDEWQHEGGGGGCTRVFQQGDVLEKGGVAFSAVWGEMSEAAARQLLMPDRRFFATGVSVVQHPRSPQVPISHMNVRYFETANGEAWFGGGLDLTPIYVDAKQARWFHEQIAEVCARHDPAYYPRFKQWADEYFYLPHRGETRGVGGIFFDRLTVGRDGLFEELFSFVQDVGEVYGRAYSAIMRQNAALPYTARHSEWQRVRRGRYAEFNLAIDRGTRFGLETGGRTESILMSLPPQADWHYNRVPEPDSPEAVSQQWLRQGIDWLSV
- a CDS encoding 1-phosphofructokinase family hexose kinase, producing MPVVVTLTLSPALDKSTSVPVLVPDQKLRCAAPEVAAGGGGINVSRGLRRLGTLSTAVFPAGGATGAFLQELLTAEGIAQCVVPTSAATRENFEIEETSTGRQYRFGMPAAALSPTEQQRLLDALAGFVRPPHFLVVSGSLPPGVAPEFLGQVVRQARAAGTRVVADTSGPALREAVEAGAFLIKPNREELAQLAGAGPLADDAALLAAARPLVGPGGCGAVLVSLGAQGACLVAPGVEEFIAAPPARRRSTVGAGDSLVAGLVHALVHGHSLREAARLGVACGTAATLNPGTELFQRAEAEALHREMLRTMPAEYALA
- a CDS encoding MlaD family protein — its product is MPQRPTGNYVKLGLFVVVGMACLLATLYLLGRQQNLFSRSLMVQADFRNVSGLLTGNNVRLGGITVGTVREIALRNDSTVRVFINLNRDAQPFVHQNAVATIGTDGLVGNTIINLAPGRGAAPPVQAGDQLRTRQPLGVEDLLGTLDISNKNLVGITQDLRQITGKLNGSRALWELLDDRALADNLRRSLRNAAAASAQLNAASRDVAGLTGGVRRGRGPLGYLLTDSAFGRQLNHASRRLAGSSDTLNALLSGVKTQLRAGAGPLHTLLADTAASRQLRRTLQHAEQGTAGFSRSMDALQHNFLLRGYLRRQQKKAARKQAAPLAGHPAN
- the adhP gene encoding alcohol dehydrogenase AdhP, whose amino-acid sequence is MIPNTMKAAVCHAYGQPLRLEQVPVPAVPAGRILVQVAACGVCHTDLHAIDGDWPVKATLPLIPGHEGVGTVVAVGEGVEHVRLGDRVGVPWLHTACGHCEYCLTGWETLCPQQQNTGYSVPGSYAEYVLADPNYVGLLPDNLSFQEAAPILCAGVTVYKGLKETEVKPGQWVVISGVGGLGHLAVQYARSMGMRVAAVDVQADKLRLAQSVGAEVAINAAEEDAVAAVQQRIGGAHGVLITAASQPAFAQGVGMLRRGGTLALVGLPPGEFPLNIFEMVLTRKTVRGSIVGTRQDLTESLAFAASGQVKVHYRCEPLENINQVLDALKAGTIQGRVVLDLTLPAPATEAAQATRQPEAAAV